The following proteins are co-located in the Lepisosteus oculatus isolate fLepOcu1 chromosome 9, fLepOcu1.hap2, whole genome shotgun sequence genome:
- the LOC107078539 gene encoding CD276 antigen homolog, translated as MDRSAWLFAVVFIVEFTRVTPSDKLVSMHCQSEHHGKFGQDTKLSCIVNSTSSEVKIAKLLWKKESQGSVLTYDYGKKKAEDPRFELAHQSWGPNNLDVSLLVRNTKISDQGAYSCVVVTDRGFCNGVTTLQVTAAYAQPVMSSIPAENIQEDSTVEIFCNTSGGYPEGRIMWHDQYGTDWTRSAQTKAVLTEDGRYNLTSKYTVLKSSSSSLEYSCSVHNSQQVKEGTQVHHLMFGPNKMEGPSNSTAVAAVFVVVGALAAGILVLFLFRRRRNSGAGDYTAREKC; from the exons ATGGACAGAAGTGCTTGGCTGTTTGCTGTGGTGTTTATTGTTGAATTCACCAGGGTAACCCCCTCTGACA AGCTTGTAAGTATGCACTGCCAGTCCGAACaccatgggaaatttggccaggacacaaaGCTCAGTTGTATCGTGAACAGCACCTCTTCAGAAGTCAAAATTGCCAAATTACTTTGGAAGAAGGAATCTCAAGGTTCGGTGTTAACTTATGATTATGGCAAAAAGAAGGCAGAAGATCCTCGTTTTGAGCTAGCCCACCAAAGTTGGGGTCCAAACAATTTGGATGTCTCTTTGTTGGTGAGAAACACAAAGATATCAGATCAAGGAGCTTACTCCTGTGTGGTTGTGACAGACCGGGGTTTCTGTAATGGTGTGACCACACTGCAAGTCACAG CTGCATACGCCCAGCCCGTCATGAGCTCCATACCAGCAGAAAACATTCAGGAAGACAGCACAGTGGAGATTTTCTGCAACACGAGTGGGGGTTACCCTGAGGGAAGAATCATGTGGCATGACCAGTATGGCACAGACTGGACACGGAGTGCGCAGACGAAGGCAGTGCTGACCGAAGACGGGCGCTACAATTTGACTAGCAAATACACAGTGCTCAAGTCATCCTCCAGCTCTCTTGAATACAGTTGTTCAGTACATAATAGTCAACAAGTCAAAGAGGGAACACAGGTCCATCATCTGATGTTTG GTCCTAATAAGATGGAAGGCCCCAGTAACTCCACTGCAGTGGCAGCTGTGTTCGTTGTGGTGGGAGCTCTGGCCGCTGGCATTTTGGTTTTGTTCCTGTTTCGCCGAAGGAGGAACTCCGGAG
- the jpt1 gene encoding jupiter microtubule associated homolog 1 yields MTTTTTFQGMDPSSKNSSRVLRPPGGGSNISFGTGDDEAKAQNTRKNRTASNIFAEPEDPHAHRRNNPPGGKPTGIFSGEPSAPLRRCHPQPVVQTNTVSEEAKTGDGETEKASAENSEEVESVQEQKEEAPQPSAPTVPAAAPTGRRNPPGGKSSLVLG; encoded by the exons ATGACGACGACGACCACCTTCCAGGGGATGGACCCCAGCTCGAAAAACAGTTCCag GGTGCTGCGGCCACCGGGCGGAGGCTCCAACATCTCCTTCGGCACCGGAGACGACGAGGCCAAAGCCCAGAACACTCGCAAGAACCGAACCGCCTCCAACATCTTCGCCGAGCCCGAGGACCCCCACGCTCACAGACGGAACAACCCGCCGG GTGGGAAGCCCACAGGTATATTCAGTGGTGAGCCCTCAGCTCCCCTGAGGAGGTGTCACCCCCAGCCTGTTGTACAGACCAACACTGTCTCGGAGGAAGCAAAAACTGGG GATGGAGAAACCGAAAAGGCCAGTGCtg aaaATTCAGAAGAGGTTGAAAGTGTCCAGGAACAGAAGGAAGAGGCACCACAGCCCTCGGCGCCAACAGTACCTGCTGCTGCTCCGACTGGCCGGAGAAACCCGCCGGGGGGAAAGTCCAGCCTTGTCCTGGGTTGA
- the LOC102697309 gene encoding small ubiquitin-related modifier 2, whose protein sequence is MADEKPKEGVKTENNDHINLKVAGQDGSVVQFKIKRHTPLSKLMKAYCERQGLTMRQIRFRFDGQPINETDTPAQLEMEDEDTIDVFQQQTGGLY, encoded by the exons GAAGGAGTGAAAACGGAAAACAACGACCACATTAACCTGAAGGTGGCGGGGCAGGATGGGTCCGTGGTGCAGTTTAAGATCAAGAGACACACGCCACTCAGCAAACTCATGAAAGCTTACTGCGAGAGACAG GGATTGACGATGAGGCAAATCCGATTCCGGTTTGATGGGCAGCCAATCAATGAGACAGACACGCCTGCACAG TTGGAAATGGAAGATGAAGATACAATTGACGTGTTTCAGCAACAAACAGGAGGCCTCTACTAA